The genomic stretch ATGATTGTAAAAAAGAGTGTGTGGGTGCCGTTTGTTTCGGCATCCTTCTACACAAAAGGTCATGATTTGTCTTTTGGTGGGGGATGTTTTTATCACGACTTGGGGTTCCGAATTGAATACAAATTTGACGGTTTTAACGTGGGGCTGATGTATAAGTTTTGATGAAAAAACACTTATACTACCTGCACGCTTTGTCCCAAAGCGGTGATGATTTCCCCCTTGGTAATTTTAGCCCGTTTGCGGAATTCGGGTTCTCCATTGCGGGTAACCTCTCCATTTTCCACGAGAATCTTGGCCATGGCACCGCTGTCAGCGATGCGGGTAGCTTTTAGCAGCTTGATTAATTCAATGTATTCGGTGTCTATTTCAAACGTGATCATGGTG from Butyricimonas virosa encodes the following:
- a CDS encoding RNA-binding S4 domain-containing protein, with product MITFEIDTEYIELIKLLKATRIADSGAMAKILVENGEVTRNGEPEFRKRAKITKGEIITALGQSVQVV